The sequence CACTCAGCAGCCGCGAATCGGTCGGGGATGTGATATCGGTGGACAACATGGCGGGCACCGCGAGCGGGTTGGACGGTTTTGCGCCAGTGCGGTTTGCTGCGCAGAAGTTGCCACTAGGCAAATCGCGCGCGGGCAGTGTCAGCCCGAGCCGCTTGCCTAGATCGCGGAACAGGCGCCGCAGGCTGTCGTAGTCCGGCTTCTGTGTGAAGGACAAGGAACGACAGTACTGGCAGTAGTTGAGAAACTCCTTTGGCATCCCCTTGcacagctcctccagcggcgtGGCCATCTTAGTCTCCCCGATCTTGATGGTTTTGATCTGCTGGTCCTTCGCCTGGATCCCTTGCCAGGGCAGGTTGCCTCGCAGAAAGTAGATGAGGAGAAAGCCGATGGACTCGAGGTCGTCACGGCGGCTCTGCTCGAAGCCGCGGTGCACATTGGTGCTGCAGTAGCGCGCCGTCCCGGTCAGCGGGCGACCCTCCGCAAAGGGGATGTGACTGTTTTTCTTCACCTCCCAGTACAGCTTGGAAAGCCCGTAGTCGATGATGTAGAGGATGTGCGCCTTGGACCGGCAGCCGAACACGAAGTTTTCTGGCTTGATGTCGCGGTGCACGAAGCCTTTTTCGTGAAAGTACTGAAttcggtgcagcagctgatcaGCAATCATGAGCACCGTCTTGAGAGAGAAGCGACGGTGACAGTAGTTGAAGACGTCCTCCAGCGAGGGGCCGCACATCTCCATCACCATGATGTTGTAATCGCCCTCGCTGTCGAAGTAGTAGATTTGCGGAATGCCGACAACGATGCTGATCTCTAATGatttgcgctgctgctgcgcggtggcGTTGACGCTCTGTGGCAGGTTGGATGGGGTATTGTTGCTGTCGCCCTGCGCCGTGCCACCGTTCACAACGCTGTGGTTGCTGCCCTCCGCAAAAAGTTGCTTTGGGTTCACTTCATTCTGCCCCACTGGGGGCTGATGCAGCACGCGGTACACCTTGCTTTCGTAGGACAGCTGCGGATAGCGCGCCTTTTTGCGCTCCAGCTTCACCGCGACGATGCGGTGGCTCTTCTTGTCGTAGCCTTCGAAGATGTCGCCGAAGGAGCCGttgccgaggcggtggctgAGAAGAAAGCGGCCTCCCCCAAACGGGACCTCCTTGCCAGTCGGCTGATACTTCTCGGATACAGAGGCCATCTTGTTTttcagaaaaaaaaatgtctGCTACTATGCTGCTCCCGAGTCGCTCTCTTCGCACGCTCTCGTCTGTTTGGCCcgcgcacgcccacgcacacgcgcagggaggggcgggtgggtggggggagaTACACTGGCACGTACGCTGGGCACAGGAGCAGGGTATCtgtttctgtgtgcgtgtgtctcccagagagagagagtgggacGGATCAAAGATGGAGTAAGGgcggcggggtgggggtggaTGAGTCAGCAGCGGAGGGAAAGGGCCAGAAACATGGTAGCATGCGCGACAACAGGACACGGaagcatgcacacacacacacacacacacacacacgtgcccACAAAACGCCAATCGACGGG is a genomic window of Leishmania donovani BPK282A1 complete genome, chromosome 25 containing:
- a CDS encoding casein kinase I, putative is translated as MASVSEKYQPTGKEVPFGGGRFLLSHRLGNGSFGDIFEGYDKKSHRIVAVKLERKKARYPQLSYESKVYRVLHQPPVGQNEVNPKQLFAEGSNHSVVNGGTAQGDSNNTPSNLPQSVNATAQQQRKSLEISIVVGIPQIYYFDSEGDYNIMVMEMCGPSLEDVFNYCHRRFSLKTVLMIADQLLHRIQYFHEKGFVHRDIKPENFVFGCRSKAHILYIIDYGLSKLYWEVKKNSHIPFAEGRPLTGTARYCSTNVHRGFEQSRRDDLESIGFLLIYFLRGNLPWQGIQAKDQQIKTIKIGETKMATPLEELCKGMPKEFLNYCQYCRSLSFTQKPDYDSLRRLFRDLGKRLGLTLPARDLPSGNFCAANRTGAKPSNPLAVPAMLSTDITSPTDSRLLSVVSESTVNSRRSHPFQTPSTVAAQVLPTLEDVDPMRGPYDWCFDWFCKRQMEVKRGMEEQSRQQRLETQMSAIASRNSELRLEDVSDVMNGSTQRDKNSAFGSKRPMFSSPLQPDRLRM